One genomic window of Piliocolobus tephrosceles isolate RC106 chromosome 19, ASM277652v3, whole genome shotgun sequence includes the following:
- the LOC111527215 gene encoding LOW QUALITY PROTEIN: putative uncharacterized protein encoded by LINC00479 (The sequence of the model RefSeq protein was modified relative to this genomic sequence to represent the inferred CDS: substituted 2 bases at 2 genomic stop codons), translating into MSEFSPLHSNEETKGQETRATCLLQDTGGVERGEKGRGEEERGAAPGELTPRLWGLVGASEPAQQLSSLEGRTGQDRLLIPRXRXGRGSRSLGWTQSPDLGVQRLLVPVPSGDHFRGPWHPQAWILPWSAAFLQALASSDPQASLHRVNYSRGPGPRYKVFSFPDTVGSTRKSGSTDSVCSVVFNVATGCVTIEK; encoded by the exons ATGTCGGAATTCTCACCGCTGCACTCCAATGAGGAGACTAAGGGTCAG GAGACGCGTGCAACCTGCCTGCTCCAGGACACGGGAGGGgtggaaagaggagagaagggTAGAGGAGAGGAGGAGCGAGGAGCCGCTCCAG GAGAGCTCACCCCTCGCctgtggggtctggtgggagccTCGGAGCCAGCCCAGCAGCTCTCCT CACTGGAGGGGCGGACAGGACAGGACCGGCTGCTCATCCCGCGCTGAAGGTGAGGCCGGGGTTCCAGGAGTCTTGGCTGGACACAATCACCTGACCTGGGGGTTCAAA ggCTACTGGTTCCTGTCCCATCTGGGGACCATTTCCGGGGACCCTGGCACCCACAAGCCTGGATCCTCCCATGGTCTGCTGCTTTCCTTCAAGCCCTGGCCTCGTCAGACCCCCAAGCCTCCCTACACAGGGTTAATTATTCACGTGGCCCGGGACCCAGGTACAAAGTCTTC TCTTTCCCTGACACAGTAGGGTCCACGAGGAAGTCAGGATCCACTGACAGTGTTTGCAGTGTTGTGTTTAATGTGGCAACTGGTTGCGTGACGATAGAGAAGTAA